The genomic window TATCTGCACCTTTTGGCCAGGTTGACGCTGTCTAAATTGTCCAAGTCAGGCACTCCCACCGTTTGAACGTCCTGAAGGAACATAGCTGGGGTTAGTGGTGTTAAGTCCTCTGGATCTTCAGATAAATAGTTGAGTGGCCTGGAGTTGATAACTGCTTCTGCATCACATAGAACGGTACTCAACTCTTCAAAATTTATGGATGCTTTTCCTAAAACTCTTCTCAGAAGGTTCTTCACCATTTGGACCATACGTTCCCAAAACCGACCCCACCAGGCGGCTTCAGGAGGGCTAAAGACCCATTGAATTCTCAAAATTGAACTCTCTTGAACTATTTTGCTCCAGTCGATAGAAGCCATTAAATTGACCGCTCCAACGAAATTTGTTCCATTGTCGCTATATATAGTTCGTGGTCTCCCACGTCTTGCTATAAATCTTCTTAATCCAAGCAAGAATCTATCAGTTGAGAGGCTCTGTATCAGCTCTAAATGGATAGCCCGATACACGGCGcaggtaaataataatatccAAACTTTATCTCCATTCTTCAAATAGAGTGGCCCTGCCAAGTCAACCCCTGTCACCTCGAAAACCAACGCGTCGCGAACCCTGTCTTTAGGAAGGGAGGCAGGCACGGTTTCTAATTTCTTGGAGGAATATCTCTTACATCGAATGCATCGTTTCAAGATCCTTTGAACAGTCTTCCGACCTCCGAGAACCCAAAATGTTTGTCGAAGATATGACAGGACAACTTGAGTTCCACTGTGGCAAGAAACCAGATgcttttcataaattaacttttccaCAAGTGGGTGATCAGACGGTAAAACTATGGGATATTTGAAGTTTTCTTCATCTTCCCTTCTgaaaatttttgtctttattctTATCAGATCGTCGGCATCACGGAAAGTGTTGAAGCCTTTCAATTTATTCTTCGTGACAGTGTCACCAAAACTTTCCTGCTGCACAATTTTTAGTAGTTTCTGCTCAGCCGAGTTTATATCGTCAACGGATAACTCTCCTCTTCTTCTACTACCTGGGTTTCTACAATTTGTGCAGAATCGAAGGATCCATGCTACCATTCGTACTATAGTTGAGTATTTTGAAAACCGCTTCAAATACCAAGTAGTCTCATAAGTATGAAGATTGGTTACAACTACgagtttctctctctctctcttgaGACCTCATCTTCATCGGTTTGTTCTACTGAGTCGGGCCATTCCTCCTTTGACCCTTTAAGCCACTGTGGGGCCTCCCACCATTTAGACTCTTTAAGAGTTTGAACCGAGTATCCTCTTGAGAGGAGATCGGCTGGGTTACTGTGCCCAGGAACGCGTCTCCAAATTTCTCTTGAAGAGAGCTGAACTATTTCCTTTACTCTGTTGTTCACAAATGTACCCCAATTTTCGTTGTTCTTAATCCAATGGAGAACGGTTGTGGAATCCGACCAAAAGAATGCAGGTACATCTTCTAAACTCATAGCTTTCTGCATTGATTGTGCTAGTCGAGCGCCAATACTGCATGCCAGTAGCTCTAATCGAGGTATGGTTGTGAGTCGTATCGGCGCGACTCGTGACTTGGCCTGTAGTAGCTGTACATTCACACCCTTTATCCTTCTGATCTCAAATAAATTACGCAAGCGTAGCTCGACCCGCTAGCATCACAAAAGGTGTGCAAGCTGAAAGACTGTCGGTATCCTAAAGGAATCACACATAGGGGTATTCGTATGGTTTTCAATTTAGTCAAGTCGGACAGCcatttgataaatttcttttctgcttCCTCAGGGAGTCGTTCATCCCAAgacaattttttcttccaagttTCTTGCAGCAACAATTTAGGAATGATTGTCACAGGGCAAGTAAACCCTATAGGATCAAAAACCTTTTGAATGGGGGCCAACACATTTCTTCTGGTAAAGGATTCACAGCTGCTATTAAATTGATCAGAATCACAAAAAAGTGCGTCCTCATTTCGGTCCCAGAGAAGACCAAGTACTTGGGAAGGCTCCAATTCAGCGTCACTTGTCGTACTTTCCCAGCTTCTAAGTTCAAAGTTTCCAAGTTGCATTAATTCGGTTGCTCCGGTCACGAAATGAGAAAGTTCTCGAACGGTATCAACAGACGTGACGCAATTGTCcacataaaaacttttctcCAAAATTTCAGCAACGTCACGATATTTTTGAGGGCAATTGTGTAAAAGGTTGTTGATTACAGCGCCAAGTATAAATGGGCTACAATTCAGCCCAAAGACCAACCGTCTGTGTCTGTACATCttcatcttctttttttcataatcactccaccaaaaaaatcttaaaaaatctcGATCTTCTGGATTTATAGATATCTGtaaaaaagctttctttttgTCTGAAATCACGCCAAGATTCTTTTCTCTAAATCTCATCAATATCGATGGAATGGTATCCAATACATTCAAACCCTGTCTAAACAGTCGTTGAGAGAAAATTTGCCCTTTTCTTTACTTGCGGTGTCAAATACTGGTCTTACTCTAGTTGTCAAATGTTCCTTAAAAACTCCTCTGTGAGGAAGATAATGACACCTCCCCTTCGGAACTTCATCAGGAACCACTTCTATTATTTGATCCCTTTCCCATTCTTGGAAAACTGACTCATAGGCTAAATATCTTCCTGAAGAAATTAACTTGGATGTGGTGGAAAGAAGTCTTTTTTCGGCAATGATTCGGTTATCCGGAAGATCAGCATTGTCTGTCCAGGGTAATTTAACCATATAGCGCCCATCAATATCAGTTGACAAGGTATCgttgaaaaatttcatcacTTCTTCTTCTTTTGGTGCCTTTTCAACAGGATCTTTGATTCCTAAAACTTCCATGTCCCAAAAGTGTTCTATTTTATCACTATGAATTAACATGGTGATACTCACAGAAGCATTAGTGCGTAATGGGTCGCAAGAATCATTGGTGGTTCTGCCCATAACAAGCCAGCCTAAATGAGTTTCACAGGCAATCAACCCACATTGAAGACGTTCCATGTTTCCAGTGAAAAGCTGTCCACAAAAGTCGGCACCAATTAACAGTTCTTTATCGTGAACCTTCTCCGTAATCAGCAATCCATATCTGTTTCTTATATAATTCCTTATTCCACGGTCCTCTTTTAAGTCTAGGAATTGTACCTCAAATAGACTGCTGATCAAAAACTTGTATGTCCagagaaaaatttctattttgtggTTTAAGAGTGATTTGGTAAAGCCCATGATCTTTCACTTGCGTCGTAACGCCGCCAAACAATGATTGGGCTAAATTCTTCTTGTCGTAGGTTTAAGACCCATTTCTTTAACAGTTCTCTTCAATATGTGAGAATTCTGGGAGCCACTGTCAATAAGAGCTCGAACCAGTTTTCTTTTCCCATTggcttcaatatttaataagagaGTCTGCAGAAGAACTTCGTTAGCCTCTTTGGCGACCAACACCTTACTTGAATCTACCCTTTCCTTAGCTGTCAACTCCCCTTTGTTTACTGATAACTCGAAACACATAATTGCGTGATGCCGCTTGGAACACATCATACATTTGAGTTTTGCTTTGCACTCTTTAGCCCTATGGTTAGCCTTGAAACAAATATAACACGCTTTCTTATTGCTTAAGACTTCTTTCTTCTTATCCAAAGACCAACTTTCTGCAATGAAGCAATCTCTACTTTCATGAGTCTTGTCACAGAACACACAAAAGGGATGCCTCTGGGATATGTCACTAGAAACCAGAGTGCTGGCGGTGGGAATGACTTCGTCGATGTGTTGCTCTTTCTTAGACCTCAACCTTGTCCGAGCACCATCAAATCCATTTCTCGCCAGCTGCAAACGTTCTTCGCCTTCCATCTCGCGtttcaaaaatgaaagcaaGTTTTACAATTTGTTTCCAAAACTATCTGCCATTTCACCTGCTACGCCCGACTGTATTGGATTTCGCAGCCAAACTCTCATTAAATCTTCGGGAATGCAGGACTCCACCAATGGAAACAAAATCGCTTCATACTTCTCACTCGCCAATCCTAACGATTCCAACGATCTGAGATGTGACTCTAATTTGTCATacaaatttgcaatatttaaatttccccttttttctgtagcattttttacaacaacagttaataattcacggacataatattctattagcAACTCGTCTCTCCCAAATCTACTTTTCAGCTCGTCGATtgcttttttatagttttccgCTGTTGGCGGAAAACTTTCAATGACTTCTCGAGCTCGGCTACCGAGAGTTACGCATTGCAGTAAATACTGGAACTTGTCTTCTGGGGCCAACTCGCTATCAGTATGTATTCTTTGGAACTGACTCCAAAAACCAAGGTAATCTTTCAGATCTCCTCCAAAACGTAACAATTCAATCTTCGGAAGACGCATTCTTCGTTTTGTATTTGGCGATAAAGTGACGGAACTCGCCGCTCCATTCAACACAATttgtttactgaaaaaaatttctctttctgCTCTTGCCAAATCCATTTTTTGATCATATTCTTCAATCTTATTATATTCAGCTTCAAATTCAACGTCTGTTTTTATATCGTTCAAAATTAATTCGTcacattctttcattttattagaaACTCTCTCTAAAGTAAAACACTGCTGTTTGACGTTTTTATTATCAGGCGTTTGTTTTTCTAATTCGTCAAATAAACTTCCTACGGTTTTGGTAAAAGTCATTCTAAGTGATTTACGTTTTCTGATTATGTCCTCCATTATACAAAAATTCAATGCTTTTCCTctcactataaaatatttcactaaccTGTGTCAACTACGGATCACGTCGACGGGTCACCAAATGTTGTGTTCTTATATAAATAACAAGTTAGGAATCTTGAgacatctttataaaaaaaaactttgtttattatttttcaactactCTCTCTAGTTACAGAATCGCTCGTAACCATAGCATCGTGAACAACGTTGCCACCGGAATTTGAGCCAGCACAAAAAACAATTAGATTATAACACCTCGTGACAAccaatccagaacacaaggaaactcctggatcagtaccccagaggtattgatctgttatggaaacatggaggacttcacgactcgacagatttaacgtgcatcagtctccatttactacacggggagtcttcggccggctggtaTCGAACCCTCGAACTCTttgacatgggcccagtgccctaccaaccaggctatcccggcccccggagaacagattttattttatattttataaccatcgttgaacagccgacccaaattcatgggtttacgactacttacgttcaactccgtagccttgtaattttgaaccaatccagaagattgGTTGAagaaggtattgatttgttgtgggaacatggaggactttgagactcgacagatttaacgtgcatcagtcaccatttactacacggggagtcttcggccggcgaggatcgaaaccacgacctcttggatatgggcccagcgccctaccgaccaggattattagaattttcattttttctccattttgacaaaataattacaataattaccAATAGCAAAAAGCAACTATCTGAACCAGTGATCGCCAAACCGTTTTTTAGCCAATAGTAGGTAGTGAAGACATCGCGTTAgcgctgtttttcgaagctctatcgccaaggaaaacaaaaaaaaaagcc from Parasteatoda tepidariorum isolate YZ-2023 unplaced genomic scaffold, CAS_Ptep_4.0 HiC_scaffold_787, whole genome shotgun sequence includes these protein-coding regions:
- the LOC122272052 gene encoding uncharacterized protein, with product MVAWILRFCTNCRNPGSRRRGELSVDDINSAEQKLLKIVQQESFGDTVTKNKLKGFNTFRDADDLIRIKTKIFRREDEENFKYPIVLPSDHPLVEKLIYEKHLVSCHSGTQVVLSYLRQTFWVLGGRKTVQRILKRCIRCKRYSSKKLETVPASLPKDRVRDALVFEVTGVDLAGPLYLKNGDKVWILLFTCAVYRAIHLELIQSLSTDRFLLGLRRFIARRGRPRTIYSDNGTNFVGAVNLMASIDWSKIVQESSILRIQWVFSPPEAAWWGRFWERMVQMVKNLLRRVLGKASINFEELSTVLCDAEAVINSRPLNYLSEDPEDLTPLTPAMFLQDVQTVGVPDLDNLDSVNLAKRCRYQQKLREDLRKRFREEYLSMLIHRQENKKPIKRIQIGDVVLIECDKRRLDWPMGRVVEVFPGKDNSVRVVKLKTGKGELIRPVQRLHPLELDFTNEIFNREPFKQVKIKKTKDITKITKLNR
- the LOC139424903 gene encoding uncharacterized protein, which encodes MRFREKNLGVISDKKKAFLQISINPEDRDFLRFFWWSDYEKKKMKMYRHRRLVFGLNCSPFILGAVINNLLHNCPQKYRDVAEILEKSFYVDNCVTSVDTVRELSHFVTGATELMQLGNFELRSWESTTSDAELEPSQVLGLLWDRNEDALFCDSDQFNSSCESFTRRNVLAPIQKVFDPIGFTCPVTIIPKLLLQETWKKKLSWDERLPEEAEKKFIKWLSDLTKLKTIRIPLCVIPLGYRQSFSLHTFCDASGSSYACVIYLRSEG
- the LOC122272053 gene encoding uncharacterized protein; amino-acid sequence: MGFTKSLLNHKIEIFLWTYKFLISSLFEVQFLDLKEDRGIRNYIRNRYGLLITEKVHDKELLIGADFCGQLFTGNMERLQCGLIACETHLGWLVMGRTTNDSCDPLRTNASVSITMLIHSDKIEHFWDMEVLGIKDPVEKAPKEEEVMKFFNDTLSTDIDGRYMVKLPWTDNADLPDNRIIAEKRLLSTTSKLISSGRYLAYESVFQEWERDQIIEVVPDEVPKGRCHYLPHRGVFKEHLTTRVRPVFDTASKEKGKFSLNDCLDRV
- the LOC122272054 gene encoding uncharacterized protein — translated: MEDIIRKRKSLRMTFTKTVGSLFDELEKQTPDNKNVKQQCFTLERVSNKMKECDELILNDIKTDVEFEAEYNKIEEYDQKMDLARAEREIFFSKQIVLNGAASSVTLSPNTKRRMRLPKIELLRFGGDLKDYLGFWSQFQRIHTDSELAPEDKFQYLLQCVTLGSRAREVIESFPPTAENYKKAIDELKSRFGRDELLIEYYVRELLTVVVKNATEKRGNLNIANLYDKLESHLRSLESLGLASEKYEAILFPLVESCIPEDLMRVWLRNPIQSGVAGEMADSFGNKL